In Tenrec ecaudatus isolate mTenEca1 chromosome 4, mTenEca1.hap1, whole genome shotgun sequence, a single window of DNA contains:
- the LOC142446818 gene encoding olfactory receptor 51V1-like gives MSVWSDSKISNSTFLLTGFPGLEKHYPLISIPFSCIYVMVLAGNFLVLHVIRTEPSLHEPMFFFLAMLALTDLCMGLSTVHTVLGILWGLSQEIGLNTCIAQTFFIHGLSGMESGVLLAMAFDRFTAICNPLRYTTILTNARIIKIGVAIFARSFLSITVPIVRLKFFYYCRPHILSHSFCLHQDLLRLACSDIRFNSFYALALVICVTFLDSVLILISYALILKSVLAIASQEERLKSFQTCVSHLCAVLVFYIPIIGLTMVHRFGKHLSPVVHVLMGNIYILFPPLINPIIYSVKTQQIRSKIKRWFTLKNN, from the coding sequence ATGTCTGTTTGGTCTGATTCCAAAATCAGTAACTCCACCTTCCTTCTCACGGGTTTCCCTGGCCTGGAAAAGCACTACCCTTTGATCtccatccccttctcctgtatctatGTGATGGTACTTGCCGGGAACTTCTTGGTCCTTCATGTGATCCGGACTGAGCCAAGCTTGCATGAGCCCATGTTCTTCTTCCTGGCCATGCTGGCCCTCACTGACCTGTGTATGGGACTGTCCACAGTGCACACAGTGCTGGGGATCCTGTGGGGGCTCAGCCAAGAGATTGGATTGAATACCTGTATTGCTCAAACCTTCTTTATCCATGGGCTCTCAGGCATGGAATCTGGCGTCCTTCTCGCCATGGCCTTTGATCGCTTTACTGCAATTTGCAACCCTCTGAGATATACAACCATTCTCACAAATGCCAGAATCATCAAAATCGGTGTGGCCATTTTTGCCAGGAGTTTCCTTTCCATTACTGTTCCCATTGTCCGACTGAAGTTCTTCTATTACTGCCGTCCCCACattctctctcactcattctGTCTGCACCAAGACTTGCTACGGCTGGCCTGCTCTGACATTCGGTTCAACAGTTTCTATGCCTTAGCGTTGGTAATCTGCGTAACTTTTCTAGATTCTGTACTTATCCTCATTTCCTATGCCTTGATCCTGAAATCAGTCTTAGCTATTGCCTCCCAGGAGGAGAGGCTCAAATCATTTCAGACCTGTGTCTCCCATCTCTGTGCAGTACTGGTTTTCTATATCCCAATAATTGGACTGACCATGGTTCACCGCTTTGGGAAGCACCTCTCTCCTGTGGTCCATGTTCTTATGGGTAACATCTATATTCTATTTCCTCCCTTGATTAACCCCATTATCTATAGTGTGAAGACTCAGCAAATCCGTAGCAAGATCAAGAGATGGTTCACTCTGAAAAACAACTGA